The sequence CTGGAAGACCTGGAAACCTTCAACGCGCGCGAGTTTGCGCAAGCGCTGTTGTCCTGAGCGCTCAGCTCTCGTTGTCGGAGTAGTTGCGCCACTGACCCATGGCGTTGCGCATGGTGAGCAACTGGCGCTCGAAACGCGGACAGGCCTGGCACATGGCCATGTGCAGCCGCAGGGCCATGCGCTCCACCAGCGGCAGGGCGCGGTCTTCGCGCGCGATGAGCAGCGCGGAGACCTCCTTGCAGGTGCGGCGCAGCGGATAAATCGGCTTCATGGCGTGTTGGGGCGGGCAAACCAGTTGAGTTCAAGACATTCTCTCAACCGCAGCCGGGCCCGGTGCAGTTGAACGTACAGATTGGTCGGAGTCAGCGACAGTTCCTTACAGATGTCCTCGCTGGAGAGCTCCAGCCACTCGCGCATCAGGAACAGACGCCCCTGCACCGGGGGCAGCTTGTCGGTGCAGGCTTCCAGCACCTCGAAAAACTGCCGGCTGCTCAGGTCCTGCTCCGGGTTGCCCCACTCGGCGGGTTTCTCGGCGTAATGTCCATCGGCCTTGAAAGCCATGTGCTCCAGCGGATCGGCGCCCTCGTCGTCACTGTCGCTGGACAGGCACACCTCGCGGCTGTTCTGCCGCATCGCGTCGATGATCTTGTGCTTGAGGATCCCGACCAGCCAGGTCTTGAGCTGGGAACGCTGCTCGAAGCCTTGCGGTCGCGCAATGGCGGCCAGCATGGTTTCGGACACCGCGTCCTCGGCCCAGGCGTCGTTGCGCAGCTGCAGGCGCGCGAATTTGAGCAAATACACACGCAGATCGGCGACTTGTTGCTCGAACGACGGGGAGTTGGGCTGCGGCATGGGGGCTGAGTGTAATGAAACGGCGGACATGCCGACTGAAGACCACCCAGGAGGTTTCCATGTCACTGTTACCTGCACATTTCAACGCACGCCTCATCGCCCTGACCATCGCCACCGCCCTCTTTGCGCCAGCCACGCTGGCGCAAACGATCACCAGCACACCCCAGCAATTGCGCGGCAACACGCTCGAGGGCAAGTCCTTCGACCTGCAATCCTTGCGCGGCAGGGTGGTCATGGTGGTCTTCTGGTCCACCGACTGTGCTGTCTGCCGCGACAAGATGCCCGAGCTGCGCGCCAACGTCAAAGGTTGGGCGGGCCAACCCTTCGAGCTGGTCAGCGTGAGCACCGACCGCTTGCGAAGCAACGCAGTGAGTTACCAGCAACTGGTCAACGCCACCGTGCCGGCCAACCAGCGCTTCACCACGCTCTGGACCGGTGAGCCGCAGTACCGCGACAGCTTCGGCCCCACCGGCCAGTTGCCCGCGGCCTTTTTGCTCGACAAGAGCGGGCAGCTCGTGGAGCAGTACCACGGCCGCATTCCGCCCGAGGCCTGGGACCGCATCGCCGACCTGCTTTGAAGAAATTTTTCTGGGCGGCGTAAGAAAGCCCTTCACCGGCAGACCAATCCCCAACCCGCTGGTGGTGTGCCTCGACAGCCGAACCAGTGGGTTGTTCTTCAACTCTTCCATCCTTTCAGGAGCCTCCCATGAACCAACGCACCATGATTGCCGCCGCCGCCACTTCCCTGATGTCGCTGGCCCTGCTCTCGTCACCTGCCTTTGCGCAGAACGCCGCCAAGGAGAAGTGCTTCGGCATCGCCAAGGCCGGTCAGAACGACTGCGCCAACATCGCCGGCACCCACTCGTGCGCAGGCCAGTCCAAGGTCGACAACGACAAAGGCGAATGGAAGTACGTGCCCGCCGGCACCTGCCAACAGATGGGTGGCATTGGTCTGGACAAGGCCAAGATGGACATGAAGAAGTCCTGATCTCCCCACCTCTCTCAAGGCCAACCATGACCGCCGCCGACCCCTTCCTGCAGACCCACAAGGTCGCACCCGTGGGCATCGGCTGGCGGCACCCCCATCACGCCGAGCTGCTGCAGCGGCAGCCGGCCCTGGATTTCATCGAAGTCCACTCCGAGAACTTCTTTGCGCCCGGCGGCGCCGCCCGTGCGGTGCTGCGCCAGGGGCGTGAGCACTATCCCGTGAGCCTGCACGGCGTGGGCCTGTCGCTGGGCTCGGCCACCGGCATCGACGAGGCACACCTTGATCGGCTTGCGGCCCTGGTGGCCGAGATCGAGCCGGTGCGCGTGAGCGACCACGCCTGCTTTGCGCGCGGCAGCCTGTCCTCCCGACCCGGGCACGCGGTGCACGCCTCCGACCTCCTGCCCACCCCCTTCACCCGCGAGGCGCTGGACGCGATGTGCGCCAACGTGCAGCGCGTGCAAGACCACCTGCAGCGCCCGATCGCGGTGGAAAACCTGTCGGCCTACCTGCGCTGGCAAGCGAACGAAATGGGCGAGCCCGAGTTCCTCAACCAGCTGGCCCGGCGCACCGGCTGCCATCTGCTGGTGGATGTGAACAACATCTATGTGAACGGCCTCAACGACCGGCTTCAGGGCTCGTTGCGAGAGCCTTTGGCCGCTTGCCGCGACTGGCTCGAAGCCCTCGAGCCAGACGCTGTGGCCGAGCTGCACCTGGCCGGCCACGTGGACTGTGGCGACATCGTGATCGACGATCACGGCAGCCGCGTGGTGCCCGCGGTGTGGTCGCTGTACCGCCACGCGCTGGAGCGCTTTGGCGCCGTGCCCACGCTGATCGAGTGGGACACCGATGTGCCCGACCTGCAGGTGCTGCTCGACGAGGCGGCCACGGCTCGCGAACACACCAGCCGCGCGCTGGACACGGTGGCCGCATGAACACCCTGATGCTTCAACAGCAGAGCCTGCTCGACGCGCTGTTCGCGCGGCCCGGGAGCCCACGGGCCACCGGCGCCCCGCACCACCTGCACACGCGACTTGAAACGCACGCGTCTCGCGGCTTCATGGCCTACCAGGCCAACGGCCACGCGCTCGCCGAACGCAGCTTGATGGCCGCCTACCCGGTGATCGCGCAACTGATCGGGCGCGACAACTTCAACGCCCTGGCGCGCGACCTCTGGCACAGCGAACCTCCGCGCTGCGGCGATCTGGCGCAGTGGGGTGATGCCCTGCCCGTCTTTCTCGCCAACAGCGAACAGCTTGCGGAGGTGCCCTACCTGCCCGACGTGGCGCAGGTGGAGTGGGCGCTGCACCGCGCTGCGGGCGCGCCCGATGCAGAGCCCGACATGGCCAGCTTCGCGCGCCTGTCCAGCGAAGACCCGGAATCCCTCACGCTGCGCCTTGCACCCGGCACGGCCCTCATCCCCAGCGCCTGGCCGGTGGTCAGCCTGGTCACCGCGCACACCACCGGTGAGCCCACCCTGGCCGAGGCGGGCCAGCGCGTGCGCGACCGCGTGGGCGAGACCGCCGTGGTCTGGCGCCAGGGATGGCGTCCGTGTGTGGCGGCCTGTCCCGCCAACGCGCTCGGCCTGCTGCCGGCGCTGCTGCGCGGCGCGGCCCTGACCGACGCGCTGGGCCAGGTCCCGGCCGACTTCGACTTCTCCGACTGGCTCACCCAGGCCGTGCACAGCGGCCTGGTGCTCGGCGTGGCCAACACATCACCCCAAACCCTGAACACCCCACACACGGAGGACAACCCATGAGCACACCCACCCTGCTGCAGCGCGGCCACGAACTCTGGTCTCTCGTCACACAGGCGCTCAACGCGGCGCAACCGCTGGCCGCGCTCGCGGCGCGCGTCTACCTGGCCCAGGTGTTTTTCCTCTCGGGCCTGACCAAGATCCGCGACTGGGAGACGACCCTGCTGCTGTTCACCGAGGAATACAAGGTGCCGCTGCTGTCACCGCAGCTCGCGGCCATCTCGGGCACGGCGGGTGAACTGGTCTTGCCGGTGCTCTTGCTGCTCGGCCTGGCGGGGCGCTTTTCGGCGCTCGGGCTGTCGGTGGTGAATGTGGTGGCGGTGGTCAGCCTGGCCGAGATCGCACCCGCCGCGCTGCAGCAACACATCACCTGGGGTGTGCTGCTGGCGGCGCTGGCGATCTACGGTGTCGGCAAATGGTCGGTGGACGGCCTGTGGATCCAGCCTCGCCTCAACCGCACGGCGGCAACGGGCATGGCCTTGAACTAAGCTCCTCCCGGTCCATCGAAAACCATCGAATCCCACGGAGACAACACCTTGCCCCAGCACCCCACCGCCCACCTGTCACGCCGCCAACTGCTGCTCGCCGCCGGCGCAGCGTCTCTGTCGCCCGCTTGGGCCCAGTCGACCTGGCCTGCCATCGAACAGGCCGCGCGCGGCCAGACCGTGTTCTGGAACGCCTGGGCCGGCAGCGAACAGACCAACGCCTACCTGCAGTGGGTGGCGCAGCAGGTGCAAACTTCTCATGGTGTGAAGCTGCAGCACGTGAAGATCACCGACACGGCCGACGTGGTCAAACGCGTGCGCGCCGAAAAGGCCGCAGGCCGAACGGCGAGCGAGGGCACGGTGGACCTGGTGTGGATCAACGGCGAGAACTTCGCCGCCATGAAACGCGAAGGCCTGCTGTTCGGCCCGTGGGCCGAAACCCTGCCCCACTTCAAGCTGGTCGACGTGGCCGGCAAGCCCACCACACTCAACGACTTCTCCGTGCCCACCGACGGCATGGAGTCGCCCTGGGGCATGGCGCAGTTCACCTTGTTCGCCGACAGCAAGCGCCTGCCGCAGCAGCCGCAGAGCATGCAGGCCCTGCTGACGCTGGCGCGCGCCCAGCCCGGGCGCATCACCCACCCACGCCTGCCCGACTTTCACGGCACCACCTTCATCAAGCAGGCGCTGGTGGAGTTCGCGCCCGATGCCAAGGCGCTGGCACAGCCCGTGACCGACGCCGCCTTCGCCACGCAGACCGCCGCACTCTGGCCATTTCTTGACGCGCTGCGCCCGCACCTGTGGCGCGCGGGCAAACAGTTTCCGCAGAACGCGGCCGCCGTGCGCCAGATGATGGCCGACGGTGAACTGCTGCTGGCCATCACGTTCAACCCCAACGAAGCCGCCAACGAGATCGCCGCAAAACGCCTGCCCACCTCGGTGGTGAGCTGGCAGTTCGAGAAGGGCACGATCGGCAACACGCACTTCGTGGCCATTCCGTACAACGCGCGCGCCAAAGCCGGCGCACAGGTGGTGGCCAACTTCCTGCTCTCACCCGCCGCCCAGGCGCGCAAGGCCGACATCGCGCACTGGGGCGACCCGACCGTGCTCGACGTGGCCCGCCTCCCGGCCGCCGACCGTGCACTGTTCCAGACCGGCAACCAGCCCGGCCTGGTGGCCAAGGGCGCGCCCACGCTGCCCGAACCCCACGCCTCGTGGGTCGATCCGCTGGAGAAGGAGTGGGCGCGCCGCTACGGCGTGTGATGCGCTTGTTGTCCCACGCCTCGTTTCGGCGCCTGGGTGCAGGCGCCCTGCTGGCGCTGGCCGCCGTGCCGTTGCTGTGGACCGCGCTCGAAGCGCTCAGGACCGGCAGCCACTCCGCGGCCTGGCGCTCACTCGCGCAAGACCCGGCGCTGGTCCACGCCGCGCTGCTCACCCTGTGGACCGGCCTGGCCTCCACGCTGCTGGCCTGGTGGGGCGCGGCCGCGCTGCTGGCGCGCGGCTTCGTGCGCCAGCGCCTGGCACGCCTGCTGCGCGGCCTGCCGGTGATGCTGGCCACACCCCACGCCGCGCTGGCCATCGGCTTCCTGTTTCTGCTCGCGCCCAGCGGCTGGCTGCTGCGCGCGCTGTCGCCCTGGCTCACCGGGTTTGACAGCCCGCCGCCCTGGCCCACCACACAAGACCCCTGGGGCCTGGGCCTGATCGCAGCCCTCGTGATCAAGGAGATCCCGTTCCTGCTCTGGACCGCCGCCACCCAGCTGCAGCGCGACGACGTGCGCCAGCGCTGGCGCGCCGAACATGCCCTCGCTCAAACCCTGGGCTACGCGCCGCGCCGCGCTTTCTGGCTGGTGCTGTGGCCGCAGCTCGCCACCCGCCTGCGCTGGCCGCTGCTGGCGGTATTGGCTTATGGGCTCACGGTGGTGGACATGGCCCTCGTCATCGGCCCGGCCTCCCCGCCCACGCTCGCCGTGCTGGCCTGGCAGTGGCTGCAGGACGCCGACCCGGCCACCTACACCCAAGGCGCGGCCGCAGGTGTGTTGCTGGCGCTCATGGTGCTGGCCTGCAGCGCGTTCTGGCTGGGTGCGCAGCGCCTGCAACGCCAGGCGCTGGCGCATGGCCATGGCGTTCGCGGCTCGACCGCACGCACACCGGGCACTGACATCGGCCTGTGGCTGCTGGTGGGTGTGTACGCCGCCGTGCTGCTGGCGCTCGCCGTGGGCAGCGTCAGCGGTGTGTGGGCGTTTCCCGCCGTGTGGCCGCAGTCGTTCACCAACGCTGCCTGGGCGCAGGTGATGCAGAGCAGCGGCACCGTGCTCACCACGCTGTGGCTGGCAGCGGGCAGCAGCGCGGTGGCGCTGCTGTGGAGCGTGGCCTGGCTCGAACTCGCGCCGCGCCGCTGGGACGACGCCCTGCGCCCACTGCTGTACCTGCCGCTGGTGCTGCCCGCCGTGTTGTGGGTGGTGGGCCTGTATGGCGTGGGCCTGCAGCTGCGGCTGGAAGGCCAGGCCAGCGGTCTCTTGATCGCGCACACGCTCATGGTGCTGCCCTATGTGTTGCTCGCACTCAGCCCCGCCTACCTCGGCTTCGACCCGCGCTACGCCCAGCTCAACGCGAGCCTGGGCCGCTCGGGCTGGGCGTTCTTGCTGCGCGTGAAATGGCCGCTGCTCAAACGCGCGCTGGCCTCGGCCGCCGCCGTCGGGTTTGCGGTGAGCGTGGCGCAGTACCTGCCCACGCTCTACGTGGGTGCCGGTCGTTTCGCCAGCGTGACCACCGAAGCCGTCACACTGGCGTCCGGTGGCCAGCGTTCGCTCACCAGCGCCTACGCCGGCCTGCAGCTGGCCTTGCCGATGCTGGCCTTCGCACTGGCCGCCTGGCTGGGCCGCCCCCGCCGATTCACCCACCCTGTTGCATGACGCTCGCCGTTCACATCCACCGCCTCGCCACCCGCGACCACACGCTGGTGCAAGACCTGCGCTTCGACGTCGCTGCGGGTCACACCCTCACGCTGATGGGGCCCAGCGGCAGCGGCAAAAGCTCGGTGCTTGCGGCCATCGCCGGCACGCTGCACAGCGTGACCGAAGGCAGCGAGGCCCTGCAGTTCGAAGGCACGGTGACGCTGGACGGGCGCGACCTCACAAAGCAGCCCACCGCGCAGCGCGGCATCGGCCTGCTGTTCCAGGACGACCTGCTGTTCGCCCACATGACGGTGGCCGAGAACCTGCTGTTCGCCGTGCCCGCCGGCCCGAAGCGCGAGCGGCTGGCGGCGGTGGCGCAAGCGCTGGACGAAGCGGGCCTGGCCGGCTTCGGCGCGCGCGACCCGGCCACGCTGTCGGGCGGTCAGCGCGCCCGTGTGGCGCTCATGCGCGCCCTGCTCGCACGCCCCAAGGCCTTGCTGCTTGACGAGCCCTTCTCCAAACTCGACGCCGCGCTGCGTGACCAGTTCCGCGCCTTCGTGTTCGAGCACCTGCGCGACAGCGGCGTGCCCGCCGTGCTGGTGACGCACGATGCGGCCGACGTGGCCGACCCGGCACTGGTGGTGGAGCTCGGCCGTGCTGGATAGCGCCATTCAACGGGTCTTGAAGCCGGTGCTCACCCGCGTGGCCCACACCCTGGTGCGTGTGGGCATCGGCGCCGACGCGCTCACCTTCATCGGCTTCGCGATCGGCATGGCCGCAGCCGCGGCCATCGTGTTCCAGCACTTCATGGCCGGCCTGGTGTTGTTGCTGCTCTCGCGACTCATGGACGGCCTGGACGGCGCGGTCGCCCGACTGACCCAGCCCACCGACCGGGGCGGCTTTCTCGACATCACGCTGGACTTTCTGTTCTACGCGGCCATCCCGCTGGCGTTTGCCGTGGTCGACCCGGCGCAGAACGCGCTGCCGGCCGCCGTGCTGCTGGCCAGTTTCATGGGCACGGCCAGCAGCTTCCTGGCGTTTGCCATCGTGGCCGCCCAGCGCGGCCTGACATCCACCGCCCTGCCCGACAAGAGTTTCTACTTTCTGGGTGGACTGACCGAAGCCACCGAGACCATCGCGGCGTTTGTCGCCATGTGCCTGTGGCCACAGTGGTTCGCGCCCATCGCCTACGGCTTTGCGGCGCTGTGCGCCATCACCACGGCGTTGCGCATCGGCTGGGGCTGGCAGCGTTTCAAGTGACCGGCACCGCCATTCAGATGCGGTGCACACCGCGGTACCGCAGCCACGCCTTCTCGGCCTCCACCGCCACGAACAGGCCCGCCGCCAGCGCGACGATGACGCCCCAGGTCGGCGCATCCAGCGCGGCGGTGCCGAACAGCTGCTGCATCGGCGGCGCGTAGGTCAGCAGCAGCTGGAGCACCAGCGTGACCACGCCGGTCCACACCGCCACCGGGTTGCCCAGCAAGGTCTCCCACGTCAAGGCGCTGGCGGTGAAATGCCGCACATTGAAGAGGTAGAAGATTTCGCCCACCACCATCAGGTTGATGACGGTGGTGCGCGCCATCTCGAGACTGCCACCGCGCGCCAGCTGCCAGTTGAAGACAAGGAACGAGGCGCCCATCAGCAGCAGGCTCACGAACACCACGCGCGTGAGCATCCAGCGCGTGATGAGGGGCTCGTTCGCCGGTCGCGGCGGGCGTCGCATCACGCCGCGCTCGGCCGGCTCGAAGGCCAGCGAGATGTCCAGCGTGATGCTGGTCACCATGTTGATCCACAGGATCTGCGCGGCCGTGACCGGCATGGCCAGGCCCGCGAACACCGCGGCCAGGATCAGCCCGGCCTCGCCGCCGTTGGTGGGCAGCACGAACAGCAGCGACTTCTTGATGTTGTCGAACACGGTGCGGCCTTCGCGCACGGCGGCGGCGATGGTGGCGAAGTTGTCGTCGGTGAGCACCAGGTCGGCCGCCTCGCGCGCCGCGTCGGTGCCGCGCTGGCCCATGGCCACGCCGATGTCGGCGGCCTTGAGTGCGGGCGCGTCGTTCACCCCGTCGCCGGTCATGGCCACCAGCTGGCCCTGCGCCTGCAGCGTGGCCACCAGGCGCAGCTTGTGCTC is a genomic window of Hydrogenophaga sp. RAC07 containing:
- a CDS encoding sigma-70 family RNA polymerase sigma factor gives rise to the protein MPQPNSPSFEQQVADLRVYLLKFARLQLRNDAWAEDAVSETMLAAIARPQGFEQRSQLKTWLVGILKHKIIDAMRQNSREVCLSSDSDDEGADPLEHMAFKADGHYAEKPAEWGNPEQDLSSRQFFEVLEACTDKLPPVQGRLFLMREWLELSSEDICKELSLTPTNLYVQLHRARLRLRECLELNWFARPNTP
- a CDS encoding CDP-alcohol phosphatidyltransferase family protein translates to MLDSAIQRVLKPVLTRVAHTLVRVGIGADALTFIGFAIGMAAAAAIVFQHFMAGLVLLLLSRLMDGLDGAVARLTQPTDRGGFLDITLDFLFYAAIPLAFAVVDPAQNALPAAVLLASFMGTASSFLAFAIVAAQRGLTSTALPDKSFYFLGGLTEATETIAAFVAMCLWPQWFAPIAYGFAALCAITTALRIGWGWQRFK
- a CDS encoding HvfC/BufC N-terminal domain-containing protein, yielding MNTLMLQQQSLLDALFARPGSPRATGAPHHLHTRLETHASRGFMAYQANGHALAERSLMAAYPVIAQLIGRDNFNALARDLWHSEPPRCGDLAQWGDALPVFLANSEQLAEVPYLPDVAQVEWALHRAAGAPDAEPDMASFARLSSEDPESLTLRLAPGTALIPSAWPVVSLVTAHTTGEPTLAEAGQRVRDRVGETAVVWRQGWRPCVAACPANALGLLPALLRGAALTDALGQVPADFDFSDWLTQAVHSGLVLGVANTSPQTLNTPHTEDNP
- a CDS encoding TlpA family protein disulfide reductase encodes the protein MSLLPAHFNARLIALTIATALFAPATLAQTITSTPQQLRGNTLEGKSFDLQSLRGRVVMVVFWSTDCAVCRDKMPELRANVKGWAGQPFELVSVSTDRLRSNAVSYQQLVNATVPANQRFTTLWTGEPQYRDSFGPTGQLPAAFLLDKSGQLVEQYHGRIPPEAWDRIADLL
- a CDS encoding ABC transporter substrate-binding protein yields the protein MPQHPTAHLSRRQLLLAAGAASLSPAWAQSTWPAIEQAARGQTVFWNAWAGSEQTNAYLQWVAQQVQTSHGVKLQHVKITDTADVVKRVRAEKAAGRTASEGTVDLVWINGENFAAMKREGLLFGPWAETLPHFKLVDVAGKPTTLNDFSVPTDGMESPWGMAQFTLFADSKRLPQQPQSMQALLTLARAQPGRITHPRLPDFHGTTFIKQALVEFAPDAKALAQPVTDAAFATQTAALWPFLDALRPHLWRAGKQFPQNAAAVRQMMADGELLLAITFNPNEAANEIAAKRLPTSVVSWQFEKGTIGNTHFVAIPYNARAKAGAQVVANFLLSPAAQARKADIAHWGDPTVLDVARLPAADRALFQTGNQPGLVAKGAPTLPEPHASWVDPLEKEWARRYGV
- a CDS encoding ABC transporter permease, with the protein product MRLLSHASFRRLGAGALLALAAVPLLWTALEALRTGSHSAAWRSLAQDPALVHAALLTLWTGLASTLLAWWGAAALLARGFVRQRLARLLRGLPVMLATPHAALAIGFLFLLAPSGWLLRALSPWLTGFDSPPPWPTTQDPWGLGLIAALVIKEIPFLLWTAATQLQRDDVRQRWRAEHALAQTLGYAPRRAFWLVLWPQLATRLRWPLLAVLAYGLTVVDMALVIGPASPPTLAVLAWQWLQDADPATYTQGAAAGVLLALMVLACSAFWLGAQRLQRQALAHGHGVRGSTARTPGTDIGLWLLVGVYAAVLLALAVGSVSGVWAFPAVWPQSFTNAAWAQVMQSSGTVLTTLWLAAGSSAVALLWSVAWLELAPRRWDDALRPLLYLPLVLPAVLWVVGLYGVGLQLRLEGQASGLLIAHTLMVLPYVLLALSPAYLGFDPRYAQLNASLGRSGWAFLLRVKWPLLKRALASAAAVGFAVSVAQYLPTLYVGAGRFASVTTEAVTLASGGQRSLTSAYAGLQLALPMLAFALAAWLGRPRRFTHPVA
- the bufB gene encoding MNIO family bufferin maturase yields the protein MTAADPFLQTHKVAPVGIGWRHPHHAELLQRQPALDFIEVHSENFFAPGGAARAVLRQGREHYPVSLHGVGLSLGSATGIDEAHLDRLAALVAEIEPVRVSDHACFARGSLSSRPGHAVHASDLLPTPFTREALDAMCANVQRVQDHLQRPIAVENLSAYLRWQANEMGEPEFLNQLARRTGCHLLVDVNNIYVNGLNDRLQGSLREPLAACRDWLEALEPDAVAELHLAGHVDCGDIVIDDHGSRVVPAVWSLYRHALERFGAVPTLIEWDTDVPDLQVLLDEAATAREHTSRALDTVAA
- a CDS encoding zf-HC2 domain-containing protein, whose product is MKPIYPLRRTCKEVSALLIAREDRALPLVERMALRLHMAMCQACPRFERQLLTMRNAMGQWRNYSDNES
- a CDS encoding BufA1 family periplasmic bufferin-type metallophore, producing MNQRTMIAAAATSLMSLALLSSPAFAQNAAKEKCFGIAKAGQNDCANIAGTHSCAGQSKVDNDKGEWKYVPAGTCQQMGGIGLDKAKMDMKKS
- a CDS encoding ATP-binding cassette domain-containing protein, producing the protein MTLAVHIHRLATRDHTLVQDLRFDVAAGHTLTLMGPSGSGKSSVLAAIAGTLHSVTEGSEALQFEGTVTLDGRDLTKQPTAQRGIGLLFQDDLLFAHMTVAENLLFAVPAGPKRERLAAVAQALDEAGLAGFGARDPATLSGGQRARVALMRALLARPKALLLDEPFSKLDAALRDQFRAFVFEHLRDSGVPAVLVTHDAADVADPALVVELGRAG
- a CDS encoding DoxX family membrane protein, which gives rise to MSTPTLLQRGHELWSLVTQALNAAQPLAALAARVYLAQVFFLSGLTKIRDWETTLLLFTEEYKVPLLSPQLAAISGTAGELVLPVLLLLGLAGRFSALGLSVVNVVAVVSLAEIAPAALQQHITWGVLLAALAIYGVGKWSVDGLWIQPRLNRTAATGMALN